A single region of the Thermomicrobiales bacterium genome encodes:
- a CDS encoding MurR/RpiR family transcriptional regulator — MDSSARYRSVDCLTIIEQRLPALHGASRRVAEAIVRDPWSILGMTIYDVAAAAGVSLPSVTRFCRAVGYTGFRELVQGIAQSLGRLEAKDLENAEQAADSPNAIPDVVRAVVRQQVEALQVTARTIDLEAINAATQAIAKAQHVYVLGHGAAHVPALGMAVKLNWAGVAAVATPLDMFTNQVVALGPNDVVVGLSHQGRTRDTIDMLALAHDLGATTIGISTVPQSPLGAVSDISIAVLTPEAARAGTFLIAFDTLMVIADVLAALVSETKWAGSPPNRGDVVEWIETKLRVGPLPRDKSGISRYERVETPEAELVVG, encoded by the coding sequence ATGGATAGTTCTGCTCGGTATCGTTCTGTCGACTGTTTGACCATCATCGAACAGCGGCTGCCGGCTTTGCACGGAGCATCGCGCCGTGTGGCCGAGGCCATTGTTCGGGACCCCTGGTCGATTCTCGGAATGACTATTTACGACGTGGCTGCCGCTGCTGGCGTCTCGCTTCCGTCGGTCACCCGCTTCTGCCGCGCGGTCGGTTACACCGGCTTCCGCGAGCTGGTGCAAGGTATCGCTCAGTCGCTCGGGCGTCTCGAAGCAAAAGACCTGGAGAACGCCGAGCAGGCGGCCGATTCGCCAAACGCAATTCCAGATGTGGTTCGTGCGGTTGTCCGGCAACAAGTCGAAGCACTGCAGGTGACCGCTCGCACGATCGATCTCGAAGCGATCAACGCGGCAACCCAGGCCATTGCGAAAGCCCAGCATGTCTATGTGCTCGGTCATGGCGCCGCTCATGTGCCGGCGCTCGGGATGGCCGTCAAGCTGAACTGGGCCGGTGTAGCCGCAGTGGCTACTCCACTCGACATGTTCACGAACCAGGTCGTTGCACTTGGGCCGAACGATGTGGTGGTTGGTCTCTCACATCAGGGCCGCACACGGGACACGATCGACATGTTGGCGCTGGCGCACGATTTGGGCGCGACGACGATCGGCATTTCCACGGTGCCGCAGTCGCCGCTCGGCGCGGTTTCGGACATTTCCATCGCGGTGCTGACACCAGAGGCGGCTCGGGCCGGGACGTTCCTGATTGCATTCGACACCCTGATGGTGATCGCCGACGTGCTCGCGGCGCTCGTTTCCGAGACAAAGTGGGCCGGTTCTCCGCCGAATCGCGGCGACGTGGTCGAGTGGATCGAGACGAAGCTGCGTGTTGGACCGCTGCCGCGTGACAAGAGCGGGATTTCCCGCTACGAACGAGTCGAAACGCCGGAGGCCGAGCTCGTTGTCGGATGA
- a CDS encoding ABC transporter ATP-binding protein, with the protein MSESTVNPPRSTATGVPSVQIDHLYKDYGSTRAVDGISLTVGQGEFLTLLGPSGCGKTTTLRMIGGFEYPTAGSIAINGEPMGNRPPYRRPVNTVFQSYALFPHMSVGQNVGYGLEMAGVPKKERQRRVGEALELVRLPHVENRKPSQLSGGQQQRIALARALVNRPHVLLLDEPLGALDLKLRKAMQLELKSLNREVGITFIYVTHDQDEALTMSDRIAVMNAGKILQLGDPREIYEHPRSRFVADFIGETNMLRGTLSSVDGSTATIELPSVGAIRALANQVAVSAKPGDSLEVSIRPERMSLHRPEDVHGDHAGENRLDGVIADAIYLGTHTTLIVRFADGQSAAVHLQNSAVQPREFSLGDGATVLFSHQSAAVLEGE; encoded by the coding sequence ATGAGTGAATCGACCGTCAATCCTCCTCGTTCGACTGCGACCGGTGTGCCGAGTGTGCAGATCGATCATCTCTACAAGGATTACGGATCGACACGCGCGGTCGATGGAATCTCACTCACGGTCGGGCAAGGAGAGTTCTTGACGCTGCTCGGACCATCCGGGTGTGGGAAAACCACGACGCTGCGCATGATTGGCGGGTTCGAGTACCCGACCGCCGGCAGTATCGCCATCAATGGCGAGCCTATGGGCAACCGGCCACCGTATCGGCGCCCGGTCAACACGGTCTTTCAAAGCTACGCGCTCTTTCCCCACATGTCCGTTGGCCAGAATGTCGGATACGGGTTGGAAATGGCCGGGGTTCCGAAGAAAGAACGTCAACGCCGCGTGGGGGAGGCGCTCGAACTGGTGCGTCTGCCGCACGTCGAAAACCGCAAACCGTCCCAACTCTCTGGTGGGCAACAACAGCGAATCGCGCTTGCGCGAGCGCTTGTGAATCGTCCGCATGTCCTGCTTCTCGACGAGCCGCTCGGCGCGCTCGACCTCAAGCTTCGCAAGGCAATGCAGCTGGAGTTGAAGAGCCTGAACCGGGAGGTTGGCATCACCTTCATCTACGTCACGCACGACCAGGATGAAGCCCTGACGATGTCGGACCGGATTGCAGTCATGAATGCCGGCAAGATCCTGCAGCTCGGCGATCCCCGCGAGATCTACGAGCATCCCAGAAGCCGTTTCGTGGCGGACTTCATTGGCGAAACGAACATGTTGCGTGGAACGCTGTCTTCAGTCGACGGCAGCACCGCCACAATCGAGCTTCCGTCCGTCGGGGCAATTCGCGCGCTGGCCAATCAGGTCGCAGTTTCAGCCAAACCAGGAGATTCGCTCGAGGTCTCGATCCGGCCCGAGCGGATGTCGTTGCATCGTCCCGAGGATGTGCACGGGGACCATGCCGGGGAAAACCGGCTCGACGGGGTCATCGCCGATGCGATCTATCTTGGAACCCACACGACGCTCATAGTTCGCTTTGCGGACGGTCAAAGCGCGGCAGTTCACCTTCAGAACAGTGCCGTGCAACCGCGCGAGTTTTCGCTCGGTGATGGAGCCACCGTGCTCTTCTCACACCAAAGCGCTGCCGTGCTCGAAGGCGAGTGA
- a CDS encoding ABC transporter permease, which produces MSASLPINKPPRDWSKWGLGIASLLIYGFLYLPIFVVILYSFSATKVNAWPIQGYTLDWYRELRADTEIRNAIGLSVRLGLVAALSSLVLGTLGALALDRYRFPGKPAIRFLIVLPITLPGIVTGIALLAFFSLTDKPLAQWTIHIAGLSFPIPLIIAHITFSITLVLSTVAARLFQLPPSLGEASADLGASPWRTFRKVTLPLIFPAMLSGAILAFTLSFDEVVVSLFLKGRDNTLPLLIWGRLRLGLSPEINAAATIITAVSLVGIVSSTVLLGRTFWSGGPGNE; this is translated from the coding sequence ATGAGCGCATCGTTGCCGATCAACAAGCCGCCGCGCGACTGGAGCAAATGGGGACTCGGCATTGCTTCGTTGTTGATCTATGGGTTTCTCTATCTGCCGATCTTCGTGGTCATCCTCTATTCGTTCAGCGCCACGAAGGTGAATGCCTGGCCAATTCAGGGATATACGCTCGACTGGTACCGCGAATTGCGGGCCGATACCGAGATTCGCAATGCCATTGGATTGTCAGTGCGGCTCGGCCTGGTGGCCGCGCTCTCGTCGCTCGTGCTCGGCACGCTCGGCGCATTAGCGCTCGACCGATACCGGTTTCCCGGCAAGCCCGCCATCCGCTTCCTTATCGTCTTGCCCATCACGTTGCCGGGAATCGTCACCGGTATCGCGTTGCTTGCGTTTTTCTCGCTGACTGACAAGCCGCTGGCGCAATGGACCATTCACATCGCCGGGCTTTCCTTCCCGATTCCTCTGATCATCGCCCACATCACATTCTCGATCACCCTGGTGTTGAGCACGGTGGCCGCACGGCTCTTTCAGCTGCCGCCATCGCTGGGCGAGGCGTCCGCCGATCTGGGCGCGTCGCCATGGCGCACGTTTCGCAAGGTCACGCTGCCGCTCATCTTTCCGGCGATGCTCTCCGGCGCAATACTGGCGTTTACCCTTTCGTTCGACGAAGTGGTGGTTTCGCTCTTTCTCAAGGGGCGAGACAATACATTGCCATTGTTGATCTGGGGTCGATTGCGTCTTGGGCTTTCGCCCGAGATCAACGCCGCGGCCACCATCATCACCGCGGTTTCGCTGGTCGGCATCGTGTCGTCGACCGTTCTCTTGGGACGCACCTTCTGGTCAGGGGGACCGGGCAATGAGTGA
- a CDS encoding ABC transporter permease, translated as MTTTLAEPKSTTERRPGELARGLALLAPPVVWMLIFYLVPLIILLVYAFWSVDYLTVVREFTLENFDTIISNELYPRVIARTIAIAAIVTFFDILLAFPIAYFLARKVTQHRELLLMLVIFPLWSSYLVRAFAWRTILGTNGILNTFLEWAHITNEPLTILLFSKEAMVLTFSQVWLPFMILPLYTVLDQLPKSLLEAGADLGGNGWQTFRRIILPLALPGVVAGSLSVFSLTMGDYITPTLIGGPGDQLIGKIIADNFGTANNWPLGAALVFPLLIVIFAMLLIANRLGALGRSSV; from the coding sequence TTGACCACCACGCTCGCGGAACCGAAGAGCACCACTGAACGTCGCCCCGGAGAGCTGGCGCGCGGATTGGCGCTGCTCGCGCCGCCAGTGGTCTGGATGCTCATCTTCTACCTGGTTCCGCTCATCATCCTGCTTGTCTACGCGTTCTGGTCGGTCGACTACCTGACCGTCGTGCGCGAATTCACGCTCGAAAACTTCGATACCATCATCAGCAACGAGCTCTATCCGCGAGTGATCGCGCGCACGATCGCCATCGCGGCGATCGTGACTTTTTTCGACATTCTGCTCGCGTTTCCGATCGCGTACTTTCTCGCCCGCAAGGTGACGCAACACCGCGAGCTGCTGCTGATGCTCGTCATTTTTCCCCTTTGGAGCTCCTACCTCGTGCGAGCGTTCGCGTGGCGCACGATTCTTGGTACCAACGGCATTCTCAACACCTTCCTCGAATGGGCGCATATCACGAACGAACCGCTCACCATTCTCCTTTTCTCGAAGGAAGCGATGGTGCTGACCTTCTCGCAGGTCTGGTTGCCCTTCATGATCTTGCCGCTCTACACCGTGCTCGACCAGTTGCCGAAGTCGCTCCTGGAAGCAGGGGCGGATCTCGGTGGGAACGGTTGGCAAACCTTCCGCCGCATCATCCTGCCATTGGCCTTGCCCGGCGTGGTGGCCGGCAGCCTGAGCGTGTTCAGTCTGACGATGGGCGACTACATCACACCCACACTCATCGGCGGACCTGGTGATCAGCTCATTGGCAAGATCATTGCCGACAACTTCGGCACTGCCAACAACTGGCCCCTTGGGGCGGCGCTCGTCTTCCCGCTGCTGATCGTCATCTTCGCGATGCTGCTGATAGCCAATCGCCTTGGCGCGTTGGGACGGAGTTCGGTATGA
- a CDS encoding extracellular solute-binding protein → MIENEHTVDVSRDPLVDELSQLAPAEVWSRYKDGRISRRDLTKLFGAIGLAAMGAKLMGGEALAQTELNAIVWEGYTAEAFAKTWEDANDAKINSTFMASSDDAFAQLQAGGGSNFDLVTASNDLTQRLVDAQLVQEIDPSKLSNFPDLVEQFQRPPYIYFGDKLYGANFAWGPTVMLYNTEAITEAPTSWRALLDEQYSGRIATWNAPIQIAQYALLLDPVPADPYMLDDAQLAAVKDMLMAQRPLVRAYWNFGGELAELYVNGEIDISDAWPYATIQAKAGGAPVAEVWPSEGVTGWSDSWMITTGAQNVDLCYSWIDFMIGPDGQMGVLEGNKYAITNQKVIDSLPEDLRAELYMDDIATWYNKILMWKNVPNMDAWLQVWQEATAS, encoded by the coding sequence TTGATCGAGAACGAGCACACCGTGGATGTTTCCCGCGATCCTTTGGTTGACGAGCTTTCGCAGCTTGCGCCAGCCGAAGTTTGGAGCCGGTACAAAGACGGGCGGATCTCCCGCCGTGATCTCACCAAACTCTTTGGAGCCATCGGGCTTGCGGCCATGGGCGCCAAACTCATGGGCGGAGAGGCCCTGGCCCAGACCGAGCTGAACGCGATCGTCTGGGAGGGGTACACCGCCGAGGCATTTGCCAAGACCTGGGAAGATGCCAACGACGCCAAGATCAATTCGACTTTCATGGCATCGTCGGACGACGCATTCGCGCAGTTGCAAGCCGGCGGCGGCAGCAACTTCGACCTGGTTACAGCTTCGAACGACCTGACCCAGCGCCTCGTCGACGCGCAACTGGTGCAAGAAATCGACCCGAGCAAGCTGAGCAATTTCCCAGACCTTGTCGAGCAATTCCAGCGTCCTCCGTATATCTATTTCGGTGACAAGCTCTACGGCGCGAACTTCGCGTGGGGCCCGACCGTCATGCTGTACAACACAGAGGCCATCACGGAAGCGCCCACCTCCTGGAGAGCATTGCTCGATGAGCAGTATTCGGGGCGCATTGCCACCTGGAATGCCCCGATCCAGATCGCGCAGTACGCATTGCTGCTCGATCCCGTACCTGCAGATCCCTATATGCTCGACGATGCCCAGCTCGCGGCCGTGAAGGACATGTTGATGGCCCAGCGTCCGCTGGTGCGCGCCTACTGGAACTTCGGCGGCGAGCTGGCCGAGCTCTATGTCAACGGCGAGATCGATATCTCCGACGCATGGCCGTATGCCACCATCCAGGCGAAGGCCGGCGGAGCGCCGGTGGCAGAGGTCTGGCCGTCGGAAGGCGTGACGGGTTGGTCGGACTCCTGGATGATCACGACTGGCGCGCAGAACGTCGATCTCTGCTATTCATGGATCGACTTTATGATCGGTCCCGATGGACAGATGGGCGTACTGGAAGGGAACAAGTACGCAATCACCAACCAGAAGGTGATCGACTCCCTCCCAGAGGACCTCCGGGCCGAGCTCTACATGGACGACATCGCCACGTGGTACAACAAGATCCTCATGTGGAAGAACGTCCCGAACATGGACGCGTGGCTGCAGGTCTGGCAGGAGGCAACGGCCTCCTAG
- a CDS encoding arginine deiminase family protein, with translation MSAISDPDNRTYGGHSMWEPLRRVMVRQPGLPGSDSDWRDLAYFHPPDQARSEAEHAAFVDLLKASGAEVVIAPPDEPGYLDAVFCYDPSLMTNGGAILLRPGKPQRVDEVAFHARTYADIGVPILGAIEAPGTVEGGDTLWIDETTLAVGRGYRTNREGIRQLQAIVEPLGVTVVSYDLPHYHGPGECLHLMSFISPVDDRLAVVYLPLMPVQLVEDLQERGWRFIEVPDEEFEPMACNVLAVGPSDVITMDGNPVTRGRMETAGCRVRVYPGQEISYNRAGGPTCLSRPLWRKA, from the coding sequence GTGTCCGCCATCAGTGATCCCGACAATCGAACATATGGCGGCCATTCGATGTGGGAGCCGCTGCGCCGGGTCATGGTGCGGCAACCCGGTCTCCCCGGTTCCGACAGCGATTGGCGCGACCTCGCCTATTTCCATCCGCCCGATCAGGCTCGGTCGGAAGCCGAACACGCTGCCTTTGTCGATCTCCTGAAGGCAAGCGGGGCTGAAGTGGTCATTGCGCCACCGGACGAACCCGGATATCTCGACGCGGTCTTCTGCTATGACCCGTCGCTGATGACCAACGGAGGGGCCATCCTGCTGCGGCCGGGCAAACCGCAGCGTGTCGATGAAGTGGCCTTTCATGCCAGGACGTATGCCGACATAGGAGTGCCGATTCTGGGAGCTATCGAGGCGCCAGGCACGGTCGAAGGCGGTGACACGCTCTGGATCGACGAGACGACGCTTGCTGTCGGCCGCGGGTATCGCACGAATCGCGAAGGGATACGACAGCTCCAGGCGATCGTCGAGCCGCTCGGCGTCACGGTGGTCAGCTATGACTTGCCGCACTATCACGGACCGGGAGAGTGCCTTCACCTGATGTCGTTCATCAGCCCTGTCGACGACAGGTTGGCCGTGGTCTATTTGCCGCTCATGCCGGTGCAACTGGTGGAAGACCTGCAGGAGCGTGGTTGGCGCTTCATCGAGGTTCCCGATGAAGAGTTCGAGCCGATGGCATGCAATGTGCTTGCGGTCGGCCCGAGCGACGTCATCACCATGGACGGGAACCCTGTGACCCGGGGACGAATGGAAACGGCGGGATGCCGGGTGCGGGTCTATCCAGGCCAGGAAATCTCGTACAACCGGGCAGGAGGTCCTACCTGCCTGAGCCGGCCACTCTGGCGAAAGGCTTGA
- the larC gene encoding nickel pincer cofactor biosynthesis protein LarC — protein MPAILFDPYSGASGDMVLGALVDLGLSIDALRDHLSLVLSNGWDISAETVEQNSVHGARVTVDLEPDQPHRDWAEIRTLITASALPDGMKARAISMFELVAEAEARVHRTPVERVHFHEVGAVDSIVDICGAAIGFELLGVETASTLPLRTGHGFVMTSHGRLPVPAPATAEILARTGLPIVPPGPADSEVRAELLTPTGAAIIGATAAPVTEPFRGGRVGYGFGTMQLPWPNALRVYLSAADYATPHEQERELLLETNIDDMNPQAFELLAERLYEAGALEVWLTPVQMKKLRPGTMVSLLAPARLRAELSDVILRNSTSLGVRAIPIDRVKADRSFRTVATRFGEVALKLKVIDERVSNATPEYDDCARLAREHGVPFADVWDEAHRIGERFVGSRLNAPAN, from the coding sequence GTGCCCGCGATACTCTTCGACCCCTACTCCGGCGCCAGCGGTGATATGGTGCTGGGCGCGCTCGTCGATCTCGGTCTCTCGATCGACGCGCTTCGCGACCACCTAAGCCTCGTCCTGTCGAACGGCTGGGACATCTCGGCCGAGACCGTCGAGCAGAACAGCGTGCATGGCGCCAGGGTCACGGTCGATCTGGAGCCAGATCAACCGCACCGGGACTGGGCGGAGATTCGCACACTCATCACGGCATCAGCACTGCCCGATGGGATGAAGGCGCGCGCGATCTCGATGTTCGAGCTGGTGGCCGAGGCCGAGGCGCGTGTGCATCGGACACCGGTCGAGCGGGTGCATTTTCACGAGGTGGGAGCGGTCGATTCGATCGTGGACATCTGTGGAGCCGCCATTGGGTTCGAGTTGCTCGGCGTCGAGACAGCATCCACCTTGCCGCTGCGAACAGGGCATGGATTCGTTATGACGAGTCACGGCCGTCTCCCAGTGCCAGCGCCCGCGACTGCGGAGATCCTTGCGCGAACCGGTCTCCCCATCGTTCCGCCCGGCCCTGCCGACAGTGAAGTACGCGCGGAGCTCTTGACACCCACCGGCGCCGCCATCATCGGCGCGACCGCAGCCCCGGTCACGGAGCCATTTCGCGGCGGTCGAGTGGGATACGGCTTTGGAACGATGCAACTCCCCTGGCCTAACGCTCTACGCGTCTACCTCTCCGCTGCCGACTACGCCACGCCGCACGAGCAAGAGCGTGAATTGCTGCTGGAAACCAACATCGACGACATGAACCCGCAGGCGTTCGAACTGCTGGCCGAGCGTCTCTATGAGGCAGGTGCGCTGGAAGTCTGGCTGACCCCAGTGCAGATGAAGAAGCTGCGCCCAGGAACCATGGTTTCGCTACTGGCGCCGGCGAGACTCCGCGCCGAGCTCAGCGATGTGATCTTGCGCAACTCGACGTCGCTCGGCGTCAGGGCCATCCCAATCGATCGCGTGAAGGCCGACCGCTCGTTCCGCACGGTTGCCACCCGATTCGGTGAGGTCGCCCTCAAACTCAAGGTGATCGACGAGCGGGTCAGCAACGCGACGCCCGAATACGACGACTGCGCGCGACTGGCAAGGGAGCATGGCGTGCCATTCGCAGACGTCTGGGACGAAGCGCACCGCATTGGAGAGCGGTTCGTCGGAAGCCGGCTCAACGCCCCTGCGAACTGA
- the murJ gene encoding murein biosynthesis integral membrane protein MurJ → MDPLGDDIEVGSSGAFGEPPAPARGLAAVATVIFFGSLLGRVLGLVREQLAASRFGAGDQIAAFTIADNLNTLVFDLISSGMLEAALIPVFAALVAASPRGRDELRRLTGSLLALSVSGAALLATLGVLFAPALVRLMTSMGDRGDQRDAAATDLAIQNVRIVLPSLVFLVAGTVMIAALYAVQRPGAPSLGGAARNLSAVVCIVILGSRFGVRSMAIGVLAGAMLLAGMQWQSLRRAHLRPQLGYDRSMPEIREIGRLYLPVFLGLIVSAIVVVVDRNLAWRAETDAVGAMRYATTLAQLVLGLVVAAVSLAVLPQLSYHHANDDDGGFRDKLVQALSLITVLLIPAVVGMAVLAKPIVALLFEHGETGPEASRLIVAALLLYLPGHLLAGYDQVLIFSFYARKNTLLPVAIGVLASASYMVVALGLFDRYQMRGLVAANSVQFAVHTALMFWFGRSFLGRTGFSALGSVVARAGLASMLMGVLVWSVWRAIERRTVATPGAELIDVVVPVGVGICAYLIFARFVRLGELSSFLSVVRRRFSSQGR, encoded by the coding sequence TTGGATCCCCTCGGCGACGATATCGAAGTCGGCAGTTCTGGCGCCTTTGGCGAGCCACCCGCGCCGGCACGGGGTCTGGCCGCGGTGGCGACTGTCATCTTCTTCGGGAGCCTGCTCGGCCGTGTGCTTGGCCTGGTGCGTGAGCAACTGGCAGCCAGCCGCTTCGGGGCCGGGGACCAGATAGCCGCCTTCACCATAGCCGACAACCTCAACACGCTCGTTTTCGATCTCATCTCCAGTGGAATGCTGGAAGCCGCTCTGATACCGGTCTTCGCGGCACTGGTGGCCGCCAGTCCCCGCGGGCGCGACGAATTACGCCGGTTGACCGGGTCGTTGCTGGCGCTTTCGGTCTCCGGCGCTGCGCTCCTGGCAACGTTGGGGGTTCTCTTCGCACCTGCCCTGGTGCGCTTGATGACCTCGATGGGTGATCGAGGCGACCAGCGAGACGCAGCCGCGACCGACCTTGCCATCCAGAACGTGCGGATCGTCCTGCCATCATTGGTCTTTCTGGTTGCCGGCACGGTGATGATCGCCGCGCTCTATGCGGTGCAGCGGCCGGGCGCGCCTTCACTGGGCGGCGCAGCAAGAAACCTCAGTGCAGTCGTATGTATCGTGATCCTGGGCAGTCGCTTTGGAGTCCGTTCCATGGCGATCGGCGTGCTGGCAGGGGCAATGCTGCTGGCAGGCATGCAGTGGCAAAGCCTGCGCCGGGCGCATCTGAGACCGCAACTCGGATACGACCGTTCGATGCCAGAGATACGAGAGATCGGGCGACTCTACTTGCCGGTGTTTCTCGGGTTGATCGTCTCTGCCATCGTGGTGGTCGTCGACCGCAACCTCGCCTGGCGAGCAGAAACCGACGCGGTCGGCGCGATGCGCTACGCCACGACATTGGCTCAGCTTGTGCTTGGGTTGGTGGTGGCGGCCGTCTCACTGGCGGTGCTGCCGCAGCTCTCGTACCACCATGCCAATGACGACGACGGCGGGTTTCGCGACAAGCTGGTTCAGGCGCTCAGCCTCATCACGGTGCTGCTCATACCGGCGGTTGTGGGAATGGCAGTGCTGGCGAAACCCATTGTCGCGTTGTTGTTCGAGCATGGCGAGACGGGCCCTGAGGCGTCCCGGCTGATCGTGGCCGCATTGCTGCTCTATCTCCCGGGCCACCTCTTGGCCGGGTATGACCAGGTCTTGATCTTCTCCTTCTACGCACGCAAGAACACGCTGCTTCCGGTCGCGATCGGTGTCCTCGCGAGCGCGAGTTACATGGTCGTCGCGCTCGGTTTGTTCGACCGATATCAGATGCGAGGGCTGGTGGCTGCCAACTCGGTCCAGTTTGCTGTGCACACCGCGCTCATGTTCTGGTTTGGACGGAGTTTCCTGGGGCGGACCGGGTTCTCCGCGCTCGGCAGCGTGGTCGCCCGGGCCGGTCTTGCGAGCATGCTGATGGGAGTGTTGGTCTGGTCGGTCTGGCGCGCGATCGAACGCCGAACTGTTGCGACACCGGGGGCGGAACTGATCGATGTCGTTGTGCCCGTCGGTGTCGGAATCTGCGCGTATCTGATTTTCGCGAGGTTCGTCCGGCTCGGTGAACTGAGTTCGTTCCTGTCGGTCGTCCGGCGGCGTTTCAGTTCGCAGGGGCGTTGA
- a CDS encoding WecB/TagA/CpsF family glycosyltransferase: MRRSEVERRIAARLREGAGSLLHIATVNPEYVVAANRRSEFRNALIDASLFVPDGVGIVLAARVLDHEVIERVTGVELVDSVLSPEVIPGARVFLLGSSESLAELQGRYPSRVVGRWGDGSSGPADDTESIARIQERNANVVVVGYGAPGQVLWIERNRTALEDAGVAVAIGVGGALDFLSGRVGRAPELVQRAGFEWAYRLATQPWRWRRQLALPVFAAMVLESWVRQACRN, from the coding sequence ATGCGGCGTTCGGAGGTCGAGCGCCGCATCGCTGCGCGTTTGCGCGAAGGCGCCGGAAGCCTGCTGCACATCGCAACCGTCAATCCTGAGTACGTGGTGGCGGCGAATCGTCGTTCCGAGTTCCGCAATGCATTGATCGACGCCAGTCTCTTCGTCCCGGACGGAGTTGGGATCGTCTTGGCGGCCCGGGTGCTGGACCACGAAGTGATCGAGCGCGTCACGGGTGTCGAGTTGGTCGATAGTGTGCTATCCCCTGAAGTGATCCCTGGGGCACGGGTATTCTTGCTCGGGAGTTCGGAGTCTCTGGCCGAACTCCAGGGTCGGTATCCCAGCCGTGTCGTCGGCCGATGGGGGGATGGGTCTTCGGGTCCTGCTGATGACACCGAGTCGATTGCGCGAATTCAGGAACGGAACGCGAACGTCGTAGTCGTTGGCTACGGGGCTCCGGGTCAGGTTCTTTGGATCGAGCGCAACCGGACGGCGCTGGAAGATGCCGGGGTCGCAGTGGCGATCGGGGTTGGGGGCGCGCTCGATTTCCTTTCGGGGAGAGTCGGGCGCGCTCCTGAACTTGTCCAGCGCGCCGGATTCGAGTGGGCATATCGCCTGGCAACACAACCGTGGCGGTGGCGACGGCAACTGGCGCTGCCTGTCTTTGCGGCCATGGTTCTGGAGTCATGGGTCCGGCAGGCTTGCCGAAACTGA